The following are encoded together in the Candida orthopsilosis Co 90-125, chromosome 5 draft sequence genome:
- a CDS encoding Atg1 protein (S. cerevisiae homolog ATG1 has serine/threonine kinase activity and has role in mitochondrion degradation, autophagic vacuole assembly, piecemeal microautophagy of nucleus, CVT pathway, protein phosphorylation): protein MSDNHKQPLPKSKQQQQQQQQPPPQLPFSIGNRFTQHHFPNAITTRTTTPQQHPTPSHFHNDQATRAVAAQAASTATTSTTNTSTLSSSLTSNATIAKTDYIGVYAIGREIGKGSFAIVYKGHDTTTNKPVAIKSVYRSKLKSKKLVENLEIEIQILKTMKHPHIVGLLDYKQTTAHFHLIMDYCSMGDLSYFIRRRSQLVKTHPVISSLLQRYPSPPNSHGLNQVLILHFLHQLSSALMFLREKSLVHRDIKPQNLLLCPPLHSKQEFVDGKYSGMWELPILKIADFGFARFLPSTSMAETLCGSPLYMAPEILRYEKYNAKADLWSVGAVLYEMAVGKPPFKAGNHIELLKNIEKANDKIKFPSAAEVPESLKQLIRSLLKYNPTERISFQEFFNDGLITCNLEDTNKPLETSDMDEDLFISEYISPIKPSERSQLVKNDTIAPMTPAFTDTRSHVQGHTQHRLQVDKGGAETFSKHNVDLEQATVDADRGNDFCDNANQEDDPGDESNKEYSRDNDIKKLINKNSPDPERLGHSIVNNKSAQFTSKKEDLILEKDYVVVEKRVVEVNAVADELARAGTGAEAMSDPRGHLGGDMSNLQRPLQRARKNSSGGYQRRPSFTDRRISISISPTNALSKAIGLASHRLFGGNHVPSSNQATSATTISEEGGDDQDKNNRADFGSFSTVMSSPNFANNTLLQKLNLPISSIMANSLATGDERALTPDESVLNKLETIATKSHAVNLFADVKFSQLIPSPPSSDDAGNDFLSHTDSLPPKIVRTICQEGIVLYVKALSLLARGMSVASEWWYDQLNDAVGTGYNDTNDSKRDVQVSMKINQLVQWIREKFNECLEKAEFIKLRLQEANIAIARAEGLESISENDSDSQKVIAERLIFDRALEMSRNAAVNELVKEDLKGCELAYSTAIWMLEALLDEDDTSNDQVNERKLDNEDRVMVEKFIVSIGNRLSVLKKKMELM from the coding sequence ATGTCTGATAACCATAAACAACCACTACCTAAAAgcaagcaacaacaacaacaacaacaacaacctcCTCCACAATTGCCCTTTAGTATCGGAAATCGCTTTACTCAACATCACTTTCCAAACGCGATAACAACGCGCACTACGACGCCACAGCAACACCCCACGCCATCCCACTTTCACAATGACCAAGCAACAAGAGCAGTTGCAGCTCAAGCAGCCTCGACTGCAACAACTAGCACTACAAACACATCCACACTATCTTCGAGTTTAACTTCAAATGCAACCATTGCCAAAACCGATTATATTGGGGTGTATGCAATTGGACGTGAAATTGGTAAGGGTTCTTTTGCTATTGTATACAAAGGTCATGATACAACCACCAACAAGCCAGTGGCGATAAAGTCAGTATATCGatcgaaattgaaatccAAAAagcttgttgaaaatttggaaattgaaattcaaattttaaaaacaaTGAAGCATCCTCATATAGTGGGATTACTTGACTATAAACAAACAACTGCTCATTTCCATTTGATCATGGACTATTGCTCAATGGGAGATTTATCTTATTTTataagaagaagaagtcaACTTGTTAAAACCCATCCAGTGATTTCTAGCTTGTTACAAAGATATCCTTCACCACCCAATTCTCACGGGTTAAACCAAGTACTAATATtacattttcttcatcagttaTCTTCAGCTTTGATGTTTTTGCGGGAAAAGAGTTTGGTACATCGAGATATTAAACCACAGAATTTACTCTTGTGCCCCCCTTTAcattcaaaacaagaatTCGTTGATGGCAAATATAGTGGGATGTGGGAATTGCcaattttaaaaattgctgattttggatttgcTCGATTTTTaccttcaacttcaatggCGGAAACCCTTTGTGGATCTCCCCTTTATATGGCTCCCGAAATATTGCGATATGAAAAGTATAATGCTAAAGCAGATTTGTGGTCAGTAGGAGCTGTATTGTATGAGATGGCTGTTGGTAAGCCACCTTTTAAGGCGGGAAATCATATcgaattgttgaaaaatattgaaaaagctaATGACAAGATTAAGTTTCCATCGGCTGCTGAAGTTCCCGaatctttgaaacaattgattagATCACTTTTAAAGTATAATCCTACAGAGAGAATATCCTTTCAAGAGTTTTTCAATGACGGCTTGATAACATGTAATTTGGAAGACACAAATAAACCGTTGGAAACATCTGATATGGACGAGGATCTATTTATTAGTGAGTACATCAGCCCCATCAAACCGTCGGAGAGATCTCAATTAGTTAAAAATGACACTATAGCTCCTATGACTCCAGCTTTCACTGATACTAGACTGCATGTACAAGGTCACACGCAACATCGGCTTCAAGTTGATAAAGGTGGTGCTgaaacattttcaaaacataaCGTTGATTTAGAGCAAGCAACCGTGGATGCAGATAGAGGGAACGATTTCTGTGATAATGCCAACCAAGAAGACGACCCCGGAGACGAATCCAATAAAGAGTATTCACGCGATAAtgatatcaaaaaattgataaacaaaaacagtCCTGATCCTGAGCGCCTCGGTCATTCAATCGTTAACAATAAATCAGCCCAATTCACActgaaaaaagaagatttaaTTCTTGAGAAGGACTATGTGGTTGTAGAAAAGAGAGTCGTTGAAGTCAATGCAGTAGCAGATGAACTTGCTCGCGCTGGTACTGGTGCCGAAGCAATGAGTGATCCAAGGGGCCATCTTGGGGGTGATATGTCCAATCTACAGCGACCATTGCAAAGAGCTCGCAAGAACTCTTCTGGCGGATATCAACGAAGACCTAGTTTCACTGATCGTCGTATTTCCATCTCAATATCACCAACCAATGCCCTCAGCAAAGCAATTGGTCTCGCCCTGCATCGTCTTTTTGGAGGAAACCATGTTCCCTCTTCGAATCAAGCTACACTGGCCACTACCATATCAGAGGAGGGAGGTGATGATCAAGATAAGAATAACAGAGCAGATTTTGGTTCATTCTCAACTGTAATGTCCAGTCCCAACTTTGCCAATAATACCCTTTTACAGAAATTAAATCTTCCCATCTCATCTATTATGGCAAATTCATTGGCAACTGGCGATGAAAGGGCACTTACACCAGACGAATCCGTTTTAAACAAGTTGGAAACCATCGCTACAAAGTCACATGCAGTAAACTTGTTTGCGGACGTAAAATTCAgtcaattgattccaaGTCCACCTTCTTCGGATGATGCAGGCAATGATTTCTTGAGCCACACTGACTCTTTGCCACCAAAGATTGTTCGCACCATATGTCAAGAGGGCATTGTGCTTTATGTTAAAGCTTTATCTCTCTTAGCGAGAGGGATGTCTGTTGCTAGCGAATGGTGGTATGACCAGTTAAACGATGCAGTAGGTACTGGTTATAATGATACTAACGATAGCAAAAGAGACGTTCAAGTTTCTatgaaaataaatcaattggtcCAGTGGATAAGAGAAAAGTTCAATGAATGTTTGGAAAAAGCAGAATTTATAAAATTGCGATTACAAGAGGCAAATATAGCTATTGCAAGAGCAGAGGGTCTCGAATCCATATCTGAAAATGACTCAGACTCACAAAAGGTAATTGCTGAAAGGTTAATCTTTGACAGAGCTTTGGAAATGTCTAGAAATGCAGCGGTCAATGAATTGGTAAAAGAGGACTTAAAAGGGTGTGAGTTGGCGTATAGTACTGCTATTTGGATGCTTGAAGCGTtattggatgaagatgatacTTCAAATGACCAAGTGAATGAACGTAAGTTGGATAATGAGGATAGAGTAATGGTCGAGAAATTCATTGTTAGCATTGGCAATAGGTTATCggttttgaagaagaagatggaACTAATGTAA
- a CDS encoding Atg1 protein: MQGSVSLMSPRLECIYLYEIAVEENAVTKVSEFIKRQLETTVKTFEWGSKGSFQAQDSTEVVSHTIMDVTSSPLTTLSISRQSPSRHLDWSSFEHLKSLTIMDLDDDSSQIVWSFPLRLEKLVICMCRLTDFTSIEGVLPLGLKRLEIGNIEWRVNSPVVDLLRLESLTYLELLSMTTGENIEQFVFPDSVEILHLTENPAFSFDQLLFPKFLHSLNISSSMLTSVDNVSFPESLLLLDIACNKLRSVIKVKFPQKLEKLDLEYNELKHFCKIKLSQTIKVINLRGNKLEKVDLSTNDKGEPLHLEKLKLQYNSTLTVDNLRLPSIVKCLRLSGCGLENLNGFQFPATIEELDLSENHLKQFNITFPKDSCLKICDLRQNELVLVDVDLPPSVSVLNLYDNRLEQIPPCVGGLPNLENLNLSSNMLREASCKFESKKLEYLNLECNEIEALCLVFHRVIYYGVPAINLQDNQEGVLGKIYLQSVDEMITLYTRGMIDSTAIHNPVTFTVEQLLRNLPEKRGIFVK; encoded by the coding sequence ATGCAAGGTTCAGTATCATTAATGTCACCACGATTGGAATGCATATATTTGTATGAAATCGCTGTGGAGGAAAATGCGGTTACAAAAGTCTCTGAATTTATCAAGCGTCAACTCGAGACTACTGTTAAAACATTTGAGTGGGGATCTAAAGGCTCATTTCAGGCTCAGGATTCTACAGAAGTAGTCTCGCATACTATAATGGATGTCACTTCGTCTCCACTTACGACCTTGAGTATCTCAAGACAGTCGCCATCAAGGCACTTAGATTGGTCATCATTTGAGCATTTGAAGAGCTTGACAATAAtggatttggatgatgacTCACTGCAAATTGTTTGGCTGTTTCCTTTAAGGTTGGAGAAATTAGTAATATGTATGTGCAGGCTTACAGACTTCACCTCCATTGAAGGTGTATTGCCCTTGGGATTAAAGAGACtagaaattggaaatattgAATGGAGAGTTAATCTGCCTGTTGTTGACCTTTTACGACTTGAAAGTTTGACATACCTCGAATTGTTGAGTATGACGACAGGTGAAAATATCGAGCAGTTTGTGTTTCCTGATTCTGTGGAGATTCTACACCTAACAGAAAATCCAgctttttcatttgatcAGTTATTGTTTCCCAAGTTTTTACATTCATTGAATATATCATCTTCCATGTTGACTTCAGTTGATAACGTGTCGTTCCCGGAAAGTTTGCTCTTACTAGATATAGCGTGTAACAAGTTGAGATCAGTCATTAAGGTGAAATTTCCCcaaaagttggaaaaaCTTGATTTAGAGTATAACGAATTGAAacatttttgcaaaattaaactttCACAAACTATCAAAGTAATTAACTTGCGTGGaaacaaattggaaaaagttGATCTTTCGACAAATGATAAGGGGGAACCTTTACATCtagaaaaattgaaactacAATATAACTCTACATTAACAGTGGACAACCTAAGACTTCCATCTATTGTGAAATGTTTGAGGCTCAGCGGTTGTGGTTTGGAAAACCTCAAtggttttcaatttcccGCTACAATCGAAGAATTGGATCTTTCCGAAAATCATCTTAAACAATTTAACATCACTTTTCCAAAGGATTCATGTTTAAAAATATGTGATTTGAGACAAAATGAGTTGGTTCTTGTGGATGTAGATCTTCCACCTTCAGTGAGTGTACTTAATCTTTATGATAATCGACTTGAACAAATTCCACCCTGTGTTGGCGGTCttccaaatttggaaaacttgaATCTATCGTCAAACATGTTGCGCGAAGCTAGTTGCAAATTCGAATCTAAAAAGTTAGAGTACTTGAACTTGGAATGTAATGAAATCGAAGCACTTTGTCTTGTGTTTCATCGAGTGATTTACTATGGTGTGCCAGCAATCAATTTGCAAGATAATCAGGAAGGTGTATTGGGAAAGATTTATTTGCAGAGTGTGGATGAGATGATAACCTTGTATACAAGAGGGATGATTGACCTGACTGCGATTCACAACCCAGTGACTTTTACCGTGGAGCAACTTCTACGAAACTTGCCTGAAAAGAGGGGCATTTTTGTAAAGTGA
- a CDS encoding hypothetical protein (two adjacent ORFs in C. orthopsilosis correspond one gene in C. parapsilosis) translates to MLPFDCLPLEVNKKIVSYAGIENLIQLLVPKDPHILDENSKLRKCVNQVIELSTIQYNDRIWNPEQFEDYFDHETFYDKRKLQYLKTPEDFLTLYAYCSE, encoded by the coding sequence ATGTTGCCTTTTGACTGTTTACCATTGGAGGTAAACAAGAAAATCGTCTCTTATGCTGGGATTGAGAATTTAATTCAACTATTGGTACCCAAAGACCCACATATACTTGATGAGAACTCCAAACTTAGAAAGTGCGTTAATCAGGTGATTGAGTTGAGCACGATCCAATACAATGATCGAATTTGGAATCCAGAACAGTTTGAAGACTATTTTGACCATGAAACCTTCTACgataaaagaaaattacAATATCTAAAGACTCCCGAGGACTTCCTTACATTATATGCTTACTGTCTGGAATAA
- a CDS encoding Nup60 protein, which produces MDNRERYRKYKDRSSDQLGSRQTSFALTSKLKSIFTPWHKPNTTDKVVSSDNKSTSNTTKGSQLEPKFLGSSTFKLPGSFHIYQDTSYAPAGSLKQPPPVALQSSSSSSSSIIDKDETVENPNDILSAFFKEKGNKKLTDVEYEGVMALMSKSRTGTPYKRQSTELSFNNEEPLLKRRNLGNDSTIVGNETSIIGSTPSRQKYLMMNGNTTLQTPGYTPKYHSVSNDTFERSYSIINNTTGSNFAPSSRRVRMRSRRPAPYKSRIKSSLLSKTMGNEETSLVNEDTSNIKLNTNTIEEKSRISKSPSKAAQTLMNILDAKNETGETSKELQQQQNNKLKMFINPYGSRSERKNNKNSKNASVLSGVTASTIGKTISYSKSDLLPKEVELKGNIKENENSGDAMKQNHAHKLDQQSTKTAFSEMAKSKNSPEISNAPIVHSKFTTNTSADQAESKSKSALFSNGIHQSLRHKVNADNGGISIPRENFEAKNEVDIPSNDGSSNIFKPKPLLTTLEPSKTIGGSNEDTIFPADLNSLKANPIIATNELQAPGRKQQKAFANVGTATANFESRQLDNMESMNNANQLNGANYEASTSEFTFPSPQLVVYEFDDAEVKKYRSLFSF; this is translated from the coding sequence ATGGATAACAGGGAGAGGTATCGGAAATATAAAGATAGGCTGTCTGATCAACTAGGCAGTCGTCAAACCTCCTTTGCATTAACTTCGAAGCTAAAAAGCATATTTACGCCTTGGCATAAACCTAACACTACTGACAAGGTTGTCTCTTCAGATAATAAAAGCACTTCAAATACGACCAAAGGTTCACAACTAGAACCGAAATTTTTAGGCTCGCTGACATTCAAATTACCAGGCTCATTTCATATTTACCAGGATACCTCTTACGCGCCTGCCGGTTCATTGAAACAACCACCACCTGTTGCATTACaatcgtcatcatcatcatcatcatcaatcattGACAAAGATGAAACTGTTGAGAATCCCAATGACATTTTATCagcatttttcaaagagAAAGGTAACAAGAAACTTACTGACGTCGAATATGAAGGGGTAATGGCATTAATGTCGAAATCTAGAACGGGGACCCCTTACAAGCGCCAAAGTACCGAATTGAGCTTTAATAACGAAGAGCCTTTGCTCAAGAGAAGAAACTTAGGTAATGATTCCACAATTGTGGGAAATGAGACATCAATCATCGGATCAACCCCATCAAGGCAAAAATATCTCATGATGAACGGAAATACCACTTTACAAACTCCGGGGTATACACCGAAATATCACAGTGTTTCCAACGATACCTTTGAAAGGTCATATCTGAtaataaacaatacaaCAGGAAGCAATTTTGCACCGTCCTCGAGAAGGGTGAGAATGAGATCAAGAAGACCAGCCCCATACAAAAGTAGGATTAAAAGTTCTCTTCTATCGAAAACAATGGGTAACGAAGAAACAAGCCTCGTAAATGAGGATACTCTGaacatcaaattgaacacCAACACTATAGAAGAGAAAAGTCGCATTCTGAAGTCCCCCAGCAAAGCAGCTCAAACATTAATGAACATTTTGGATGCGAAGAATGAAACTGGGGAGACATCCAAGgagcttcaacaacaacaaaacaataaattgaaaatgtttatCAATCCGTATGGGTCTAGGTCCGAGAggaaaaacaataaaaactCGAAAAACGCTTCCGTATTATCAGGTGTGACAGCCCTGACAATTGGCAAAACTATATCTTACAGCAAATCAGATCTTTTACctaaagaagttgaattgaaagggAACATAAAAGAAAACGAGAACTCTGGTGATGCtatgaaacaaaatcatgCACATAAACTTGACCAACAGCTGACGAAAACAGCCTTTTCTGAAATGGCTAAATCAAAGAACTCCCCggaaatttcaaatgctCCAATCGTGCATTCAAAATTCACCACAAACACTTCCGCTGACCAAGCCgaatcaaaatcaaagctggctcttttttcaaatggcattcatcaatctttACGTCACAAAGTGAATGCGGACAATGGAGGCATCAGCATACCGAGGGAAAACTTTGAAGCAAAGAATGAGGTGGATATACCAAGTAATGATGGCTCCTCAAATATCTTCAAGCCAAAACCGCTACTTACAACTCTAGAACCATCAAAGACCATTGGAGGATCGAATGAAGATACGATTTTCCCGGCTGATTTGAATAGTTTGAAAGCTAATCCAATCATTGCCACCAACGAGCTACAAGCACCGGGAAGAAAACAACAGAAGGCATTTGCCAACGTTGGTACAGCAACtgcaaattttgaaagcCGTCAATTAGACAACATGGAAAGCATGAACAACGCAAATCAATTAAACGGTGCCAATTACGAGGCTTCCACATCCGAGTTTACTTTTCCTTCGCCACAGCTTGTTGTGTACGAGTTTGACGATGCAGAGGTCAAAAAATACAGGTCCTTGTTTAGCTTTTAA
- a CDS encoding Rpt5 26S proteasome regulatory subunit, with amino-acid sequence MVTLEELESAQGEEDAIDLEILQSSTADIINRTKLLDNDIKVMRSESQRLTHEKTMMLERIKDNQDKINNNKQLPYLVGNVVELLDLDVDKEASEQGANVDIDAARSGKSAVIKTSTRQTIFLPMIGLVDHEKLKPNDLIGVNKDSYLILDTLPSEYDSRVKAMELDEKPTETYSNIGGLDNQIEELIEAVVLPMKQADKFKKLGIKPPKGALMYGPPGTGKTLLARACAAQSGATFLKLAAPQLVQMFIGDGAKLVRDAFALAKEKAPTIIFIDELDAIGTKRFDSDKSGDREVQRTMLELLNQLDGFGSDDRVKVLAATNRVDTLDPALLRSGRLDRKIEFPLPSEEARESVLKIHARKLHCDNESINWRELARSTDEFNGAQLKAVTVEAGMIALRNGKSIIRHEDFVEAIGEVQARKSKSVNFYA; translated from the coding sequence ATGGTTACATTAGAAGAATTGGAGTCAGCTcaaggagaagaagatgctattgatttggaaattctACAGTCATCTACTGCGGATATAATAAACAGAACCAAGTTACTAGACAATGACATCAAAGTCATGCGGTCGGAATCACAACGACTCACGCACGAGAAAACAATGATGTTAGAAAGAATAAAGGACAATCAGgacaaaataaacaacaacaagcaatTGCCATATTTGGTTGGAAATGTTGTTGAGCTTTTAGACCTTGATGTTGATAAGGAAGCCAGTGAGCAGGGAGCCAACGTCGATATAGACGCGGCAAGATCTGGGAAGTCAGCAGTTATCAAAACTTCAACGAGGCAAACTATTTTTTTGCCAATGATTGGTTTGGTTGACcatgaaaagttgaagccaaatgatttgataGGTGTCAACAAGGATTCGTACTTGATTTTAGACACTTTACCATCTGAATACGATTCAAGAGTGAAGGCAATGGAATTAGATGAAAAACCAACTGAAACGTATTCTAATATTGGAGGTTTGGATAACCAGATTGAGGAATTAATTGAAGCTGTTGTTCTACCAATGAAACAAGCTGATaagttcaaaaagttgGGTatcaaaccaccaaaagGTGCCTTGATGTATGGTCCTCCTGGTACTGGTAAAACATTGTTGGCGAGGGCGTGCGCGGCACAGTCCGGTGCTACTTTCTTGAAACTAGCTGCTCCACAATTGGTACAAATGTTTATTGGTGACGGTGCTAAGTTGGTACGTGATGCGTTTGCACTCGCAAAAGAAAAGGCTCCAACtattattttcattgacGAATTGGATGCCATTGGTACTAAAAGATTCGATTCTGATAAAAGCGGTGATCGAGAAGTTCAACGTACAATGttggagttgttgaatcaattggatgGGTTTGGTTCAGATGATAGGGTTAAAGTGTTAGCAGCTACAAATAGAGTTGATACTTTGGATCCAGCTTTACTAAGATCAGGTAGATTGGATCGTAAAATTGAATTCCCATTACCGTCAGAAGAAGCAAGAGAATCGGTGTTGAAAATTCATGCTAGAAAGTTGCACTGTGATAATGAGTCAATAAATTGGCGAGAATTGGCTAGATCTACTGACGAATTCAACGGTGCACAGTTAAAAGCTGTGACAGTTGAGGCTGGTATGATTGCGTTAAGAAATGGTAAATCAATTATCAGGCACGAAGATTTCGTTGAAGCAATTGGTGAAGTGCAAgcaagaaaatcaaaatcagtGAATTTCTATGCATAG
- a CDS encoding Cdd1 protein (3 introns; similar to C. parapsilosis CPAR2_302050 and C. albicans orf19.3123.2; S. cerevisiae homolog CDD1 has cytidine deaminase activity, has role in cytidine catabolic process, deoxycytidine catabolic process, pyrimidine salvage and localizes to cytoplasm, nucleus), with the protein MAIQVYNDHLEVSDKDFDKLRDLVTEAKSLSYCPYSKFRVASCVLTESGDFITGVNVENASYGAGICAERAAISRAVSQGHRKFRAIAIAADTPKPIVPCGICRQFMREFNEDIVLFLFSKESDHIKVYLKDLLPLSFGPEDLGIEIK; encoded by the exons ATGGCTATCCAAGTTTACAATGACCACCTAGAAGTGTCTGATAAAGACTTCGACAAGCTTAGGGATCTAGTCACTGAGG CTAAAAGTCTATCATATTGTCCTTATTCCAAGTTTAG GGTTGCTAGCTGCGTATTAACCGAATCGGGAGACTTCATCACTGGAGTGAATGTCGAAAATGCTTCATATGGTGCAGGAATTTGCGCTGAGAGAGCAGCTATTTCAAGAGCAGTG AGCCAAGGTCATAGAAAATTTAGAGCCATTGCAATTGCAGCAGATACACCTAAGCCTATTGTGCCTTGTGGAATATGTCGACAGTTTATGCGGGAGTtcaatgaagatattgTGCTTTTCCTCTTCAGTAAGGAATCAGATCACATTAAGGTCTATTTGAAGGATCTTCTTCCTTTGAGCTTTGGGCCAGAGGACTTAGGCATTGAAATAAAGTAA
- a CDS encoding Nop1 nucleolar protein, translating to MAFGAPRGRGGSRGGGRGGFSGRGGRGGASAGRGGRGGARGGGRGGARGGRGGARGGRGGARGGARGGAKVVIEPHRHAGVFIARGKEDLLVTKNIAPGESVYGEKRITVEEPAKEEGAAPTKIEYRVWNPFRSKLAAGIMGGIDELGVAPGKKVLYLGAASGTSVSHVADVVGPEGLVYAVEFSHRPGRELIGMAKKRPNVIPIIDDARHPQKYRMLVGMVDCVFADVAQPDQARIIALNSHLFLKDGGIVVISIKANCIDSTVDAETVFAREVQKLREERIKPLEQLTLEPYERDHCVVVGRYMRSGIKK from the coding sequence ATGGCATTTGGAGCACCAAGAGGTAGAGGCGGAAGCCGTGGAGGTGGCCGTGGCGGATTTTCAGGAAGAGGTGGTCGTGGTGGCGCCTCAGCAGGAAGAGGTGGTCGTGGTGGAGCCAGAGGTGGTGGAAGAGGCGGCGCCAGAGGTGGAAGAGGTGGTGCTAGAGGCGGCCGTGGTGGAGCACGTGGTGGAGCACGTGGTGGAGCCAAAGTTGTTATTGAACCACACAGACATGCTGGTGTATTTATTGCcagaggaaaagaagatttgttgGTTACGAAAAACATTGCTCCAGGTGAATCTGTTTATGgtgaaaaaagaataacAGTTGAAGAACcagcaaaagaagaaggagcagcaccaacaaaaatCGAATACCGTGTATGGAATCCTTTCAGATCGAAGTTGGCCGCTGGTATCATGGGTGGTATCGATGAATTAGGTGTTGCGCCAGGAAAGAAAGTTTTATATTTGGGTGCTGCCTCTGGTACCTCAGTCTCTCATGTCGCTGATGTTGTAGGACCGGAAGGTTTGGTCTATGCTGTTGAGTTTTCACACAGACCGGGAAGAGAGTTGATTGGTATGGCCAAAAAGAGACCAAATGTGATCCCAATCATTGATGACGCCAGACACCCACAAAAATACAGAATGTTGGTGGGAATGGTTGATTGTGTTTTTGCTGATGTTGCTCAACCAGATCAAGCTCGTATTATTGCATTGAACTCGCacttgtttttgaaagatggCGGTATAGTTGTTATATCTATCAAAGCAAACTGTATTGATTCTACCGTTGATGCTGAGACCGTTTTCGCCAGAGAAGTGCAAAAATTGAGAGAAGAGAGAATCAAGCCATTGGAACAATTGACATTGGAACCATATGAGAGAGATCATTGTGTAGTTGTTGGCCGTTACATGAGAAGTGGAATCAAAAAGTGA
- a CDS encoding Hop2 protein (3 introns; similar to C. parapsilosis CPAR2_302080 and C. albicans orf19.2922; S. cerevisiae homolog HOP2 has double-stranded DNA binding, has role in synapsis, reciprocal meiotic recombination and localizes to nuclear chromosome), protein MSSTKNAQDMKDIKIIIANYMKSQYRPYSTNDILLNLHNQVPKQKLGVGLAALAKEDELLVKIVGKTSYYCYKMLVHNLDSSDTGLLESAPQMEKELADIGDEINDLTTELRDFKSMPSNNEIIQKLTEAKEKIRVLKDDQKKLNQNSFESTEIKPHISHLRRVHKQYKENSILESIGIENLEMTRYI, encoded by the exons ATGTCGTCGACCAAGAATGCACAGGATATGAAAgatatcaaaatcataatAGCCAACTACATGAAATCTCAGTATAGACCTTATTCCACCAACGATATCTTGTTAAATTTACATAATCAAGTTCCAAAACAGAAATTGGGCGTAGGACTAGCAGCTCTTGCtaaagaagatgaattgCTTGTCAAGATTGTGGGTAAGACTAGCTATTACTGTTATAAAATGTTAGTACACAACTTAGATAGTTCTGATACTGGATTATTGGAAAGTGCCCCACAGATGGAGAAAGAACTTGCCGACATCGGGGATGAAATTAATGACCTCACAACAG AGTTGCGCGACTTCAAGTCAATGCCTTCTAACAAtgaaatcattcaaaaacttACTGAAGCTAAGGAGAAAATAAGAGTCTTGAAAGACGACCAGAAAAAACTTAACCAAAACTCTTTTGAGAGCACTGAGATAAAACCCCACATCTCACACTTGAGGCGTGTACACAAGCAGTACAAAGAGAAT AGCATTTTG GAGTCTATTGGTATCGAGAACTTAGAGATGACGAGATATATATAA